Genomic DNA from Chitinophaga lutea:
GGAAGGAGCTCTGCCCCGAGGTCATGCCCGTGAGCCGCTGGCCCATCCGCACGGAGGCCGGCAGTTCCTGCCCCATCATTTCGCGCAGCTTGGGTTTATAATCGAACGATTCGAGCTGCGAAGGCGCGCCGTTCTGGAAGAGATAAATCACTCTTTTGGCTTTCGGCGCGAAGTGGGGGATGCCCGGCGCCAGGCCCATTTCTTCCACGCCGCCACCGCCGCCGAACAGGTCGGGGATCAGCAGGGAGCCCAATGCCACGCTGCCCAGGCCGAGGCTCAGGCGGGAGAGAAAGCGCCGGCGGTTCATGTTGAGGCCGTGTTCCAGAATTTCTTTGTCCATATGCGGTACTGATGATTGCAGAAGGTGAACGCCGGTATGCCTTCACGGTCTGCGGCTGTTTTAAATCTTTTTTGTGTTGCGTAAGGCGCGGTGCGCTTACGTTTTCGCCAGTGTTTCTTCGAGGTTGTAAATCGTGGTCACCACCTGCATCAGCGCGGCGATGGCCTGTTTGTCCGCTTTTTCCGGGAGCGGGTATTCGCCGTTGTTCAGCAGTTTCTCCGCTGCAGCGGGCTGCTGCCGGAAATACTGTTGCTGTTCACTGTAATATGCTTTCAATACACTGAGCTCTTTTGCGTTGGGCTTGCGGCATACGATACGCCGGAAGGCCGTTTCCACCGGGTCCGTCTTTTCCGCCAGCAGCCTGGTGGCCAGCACCCTCGATGCTTCGAGCACCTGCGGGTCGTTGAGCATCACCAGCGCCTGCAGCGGCGTGTTGGTGGAAGTGCGTTTGATCTCGCACTGGTCGCGGTTGCTGCCGTCGAAAATCATGAGCGAAGGCGGCGGCACGGTGCGTTTGATGAACGTGTATAACCCGCGGCGGTAGAGGCTTTCGCCATGGTCCTGTATGTATCTTGAAAGCTGTCCGCGGCCGGAGGTGGCCAGTTCCCACAAACCTTTCGGCTGGTAAGGCTTCACGCTGGGCCCGCCGATCTTTTTCACGAGCAGCCCGCTGCTGCTCAGCACAAGGTCGCGCGCCAGTTCCGCCGGCAGCCGCTGGCGCGGTGCGCGGGAGAGCCAGATGTTATCCGGGTCGCGCGCCAGTTTCTTTTTACTGGCCACCGCGCTCTGGCGGTAAGTAGCGGAGGTCACGATCTGTTTCATCAGGCGTTTCACGTTCCAGCCGTTTTTCATGAAATCCACGGCCAGCCAGTCGAGCAGCGCCGGGTGCGAAGGCAGTTCGCCCTGCATACCGAAGTCGCCCGACGTTTTGACGATGCCCCTGCCGAACACTTCCTGCCACATACGGTTCACGAAAACGCGGGCGGTGAGCGGATTCTGCGGGCTCACGAGCCACTCCGCCAGCCCCAGCCGGTTGGGCCGCCCTTTGAATGCCAGGATGGAACGGGGCGTGCCGGGCAGCACTTCGGTGCCGTGATTATCGTACACCCCACGCTGAAGGATATACGACTTGCGCGCGGTGTCGAGGTCGCCCATCACCGACACGATCAGTTTGTTGGTATCGGGTTTGTTGATGAAAGTGAGGATGTTTTTCACCTCATCGTTCGAGATCTCCATGTAGGGTTTCTTGGCGTACGTGTCAGGACCGCCCACTACGGACTCGAGACCTACTTCCTTCACGCTGTTAAAGAACGCGTAGAGTTTGTAATATTCTTCCTGTGAGAAAGGATCGTATTTATGATCGTGGCACTTCGCGCACTCGATGGTAACGCCGATGAAGGCCTTGCCGAAAGTATTGGTGCGGTCGCTCACGTATTCCACGCGGTATTCTTCGTCGATCACCCCGCCTTCTTCCGTGATCTTGTGGTTGCGGTTGAAGCCGGTGGCCAGCAACTGTTCGCGGGTGGCGCCGGGCATGAGGTCGCCCGCCAGTTGCCAGGTGACGAAGGTGCTGTAGGGCATGTTGGTGTTGAAGGCATGTATCACCCAGTCGCGCCAGGGCCACATGCTGCGGTAGTTATCGTCCTGGTACCCATGCGAGTCCGCATACCGCGCCACATCCATCCAGTGTATCGCCATTTTCTCGCCGTACTGCGGCATGGCGAGCAGGGTGTCTACCATCCGCTCGTATGCGTCGGGACGGTCATCGGCGAGGAAGCGGTCGGTCAGCTCCACGGAAGGCGGCAGCCCGGTAATATCGAGCGAGGCACGTTTGAGCAGGTGCTCTTTATCCGCTTCTTCGTTAGGCTCCAGGCCGGCGTTTTCCATGCCTTCGAGGATGAAGCGGTCTATTTCATTGCGTGGCCAGTCTTCATCGCCTACATCGGGCAGCTGTCCCGCCCTGGGAGGAACGAAGGCCCAGTGAGGCTTATATTCCGCGCCCTGTTTGATCCACTTTTCGATCAGCTTTATTTCCCTTTCGGTGAGCTGGAGGTTGGAATTGACGGGCGGCATGCGCAGGGAAGTGTCTTCCGAAATGATTCTTTTGTAGACTTCGGAAAGGTGAGGCTTGCCGCGCACGAACGCAAAAGCTCCCGGTGTTTCTTGCAGTGCTTTAAAGGCGCTGTCGCCGATATCGAGGCGCAGGCCCGCTTCGCGTTTGTTCGCATCCGGGCCGTGACAGGTGAAGCACTTGTCGGACAGGATGGGACGGATATGGAAATTATAATCCACTTCGTCCGGCAGCCTGCCGCTATCGGCGCTCTGCCGGGCGCCCGGCCGGTTGCAGGCGAAAACCAGGAAGAATAGAAGTGGTACAAGGCACAGATGTCTTTTCATATCGGTGGAAATAAGTCCGCTCTTTGGTTTTATTTAAGAAAACAATAAGTACTGTAGCGTTGCTAGTATGTCTAGACAAAGTAAGCCTTTTTTGCGGGGTTTGCAAGTATTATGGGGCTATCAGAATAAATATGCAAATAAACAGTAGGAAAATGCAAATATAGGAGGAGTTCAGGGGAGGAGAGAAAACCATTGCGCTGCAAACGGTGCTTTTGAGCGGATCATAAAAAAGGGCTGACCCGAAAGTGCTCCTTTCCGGTCAGCCCCATGCTTCCGCACAGTGGTGCTGGCATCAGCCTGCAGAGCGAACTTTCACAACGCGCGATTTCATGTATTTACGCGCAAAATGTGCCATCAGCACTACAGAGGCAATGCAAAGGCACGCCAGTTTGAATAATAAGCCGGTTTTCATAGGTATAGGGATTTAGAATCAATTCAATCTGGAAAAAAACGAGGGGAGAGCGCTCCTCAGCGAAGCATCTGCCAGGAGTCGAACTTCTGTACCACCCGGATGCATACATCCCTGAAGCGGTACATCGACCTTTGCTCATGTCCGATTAATAAAGTTACCACGAAAGCTACCACCAAAACTGCCATTACCAGTATAAAGAACATCGTTTTCATCAGGATAGATTTTTAAGTTTCACAGGCGGGTTACTCATGGATGTGGATGTAAATATAGATAATTTAATCATATAAAATAATAATTGAATGGAAATTTATTTGTTACCTAGTTCATCCGCTATTTATC
This window encodes:
- a CDS encoding PSD1 and planctomycete cytochrome C domain-containing protein, producing the protein MKRHLCLVPLLFFLVFACNRPGARQSADSGRLPDEVDYNFHIRPILSDKCFTCHGPDANKREAGLRLDIGDSAFKALQETPGAFAFVRGKPHLSEVYKRIISEDTSLRMPPVNSNLQLTEREIKLIEKWIKQGAEYKPHWAFVPPRAGQLPDVGDEDWPRNEIDRFILEGMENAGLEPNEEADKEHLLKRASLDITGLPPSVELTDRFLADDRPDAYERMVDTLLAMPQYGEKMAIHWMDVARYADSHGYQDDNYRSMWPWRDWVIHAFNTNMPYSTFVTWQLAGDLMPGATREQLLATGFNRNHKITEEGGVIDEEYRVEYVSDRTNTFGKAFIGVTIECAKCHDHKYDPFSQEEYYKLYAFFNSVKEVGLESVVGGPDTYAKKPYMEISNDEVKNILTFINKPDTNKLIVSVMGDLDTARKSYILQRGVYDNHGTEVLPGTPRSILAFKGRPNRLGLAEWLVSPQNPLTARVFVNRMWQEVFGRGIVKTSGDFGMQGELPSHPALLDWLAVDFMKNGWNVKRLMKQIVTSATYRQSAVASKKKLARDPDNIWLSRAPRQRLPAELARDLVLSSSGLLVKKIGGPSVKPYQPKGLWELATSGRGQLSRYIQDHGESLYRRGLYTFIKRTVPPPSLMIFDGSNRDQCEIKRTSTNTPLQALVMLNDPQVLEASRVLATRLLAEKTDPVETAFRRIVCRKPNAKELSVLKAYYSEQQQYFRQQPAAAEKLLNNGEYPLPEKADKQAIAALMQVVTTIYNLEETLAKT